The Saccopteryx leptura isolate mSacLep1 chromosome 2, mSacLep1_pri_phased_curated, whole genome shotgun sequence genome has a window encoding:
- the LOC136393722 gene encoding keratin-associated protein 9-3-like translates to MACCHTSFCGFPSCSTGGNCGSSCCQPTCCPTSCCQPSCCGTGCGMGCGTSCGTGCGTCCGAMSCRTRWCRPDCRVEDTCLPPCCVVSCTPPTCCQLHHAQASCCRPSYCGQSCCRPACCCYCCEPTCCEPTC, encoded by the coding sequence ATGGCCTGCTGCCACACTAGCTTCTGTGGGTTTCCCAGCTGCTCCACCGGTGGGaactgtggctccagctgctgccagccAACCTGCTGCCCGACCAGCTGTTGCCAGCCAAGCTGCTGTGGCACCGGCTGTGGTATGGGCTGTGGCACCAGCTGTGGCACCGGCTGTGGGACCTGCTGTGGAGCTATGAGCTGCCGCACCAGGTGGTGCCGCCCTGACTGCCGCGTGGAGGACACCTGCCTGCCCCCCTGCTGCGTGGTGAGCTGCACCCCCCCAACCTGCTGCCAGCTGCATCATGCCCAGGCCTCCTGCTGCCGCCCATCCTACTGTGGACAGTCCTGCTGCCGCCCGgcctgctgctgctactgctgcgaGCCCACCTGCTGTGAGCCCACCTGCTAA
- the LOC136393726 gene encoding keratin-associated protein 9-3-like gives MACCHTSFCGFPSCSTGGNCGSSCCQPTCCPTSCCGIGCGMGCGTGCGTCCGAMSCRTRWCRPDCRVEDTCLPPCCVVSCTPPTCCQLHHAQASCCRPSYCGQSCCRPACCCYCCEPTC, from the coding sequence ATGGCCTGCTGTCACACTAGCTTCTGTGGGTTTCCCAGCTGCTCCACCGGTGGGaactgtggctccagctgctgccagccAACCTGCTGCCCGACCAGCTGCTGTGgcattggctgtgggatgggCTGTGGCACCGGCTGTGGCACCTGCTGTGGAGCTATGAGCTGCCGCACCAGGTGGTGCCGCCCTGACTGCCGCGTGGAGGACACCTGCCTGCCCCCCTGCTGCGTGGTGAGCTGCACCCCCCCAACCTGCTGCCAGCTGCACCACGCCCAGGCCTCCTGCTGCCGCCCATCCTACTGTGGACAGTCCTGCTGTCGTCCGgcctgctgctgctactgctgcgaGCCCACCTGCTAA
- the LOC136393723 gene encoding keratin-associated protein 9-3-like, which translates to MACCHTSFCGFPSCSTGGNCGSSCCQPTCCPTSCCQPSCCGTGCGMGCGTGCGTCCGAMSCRTRWCRPDCRVEDTCLPPCCVVSCTPPTCCQLHHAQASCCRPSYCGQSCCRPACCCYCCEPTC; encoded by the coding sequence ATGGCCTGCTGCCACACTAGCTTCTGTGGATTTCCCAGCTGCTCCACCGGTGGGaactgtggctccagctgctgccagccAACCTGCTGCCCGACCAGCTGTTGCCAGCCAAGCTGCTGTGgcactggctgtgggatgggCTGTGGCACCGGCTGTGGCACCTGCTGTGGAGCTATGAGCTGCCGCACCAGGTGGTGCCGCCCTGACTGCCGCGTGGAGGACACCTGCCTGCCCCCCTGCTGCGTGGTGAGCTGCACCCCCCCAACCTGCTGCCAGCTGCACCACGCCCAGGCCTCCTGCTGCCGCCCATCCTACTGTGGACAGTCCTGCTGCCGCCCGgcctgctgctgctactgctgcgaGCCCACCTGCTAA
- the LOC136393719 gene encoding keratin-associated protein 2-3-like: MTGSCCGSTCSSSCGGGCCQPCCCQPCCCRDPCCCRPCCCQTTVCRPVTCVPRCTRPICEPCRRPICCDPCGLQEGCCRPIACCPTSCTAVVCRPCCWASTCCQPICVQAPCCRPPCCQPAPCRSTCRTYPCCCC, translated from the coding sequence ATGACCGGCTCCTGCTGCGGCTCCACCTGCTCCTCCAGCTGTGGGGGAGgctgctgccagccctgctgctgccagccctgctgctgcCGGGACCCCTGCTGCTGCCGGCCCTGCTGCTGCCAGACCACCGTGTGCCGCCCCGTGACCTGTGTGCCCCGCTGCACGCGCCCCATCTGCGAGCCCTGCCGCCGCCCCATCTGCTGTGACCCCTGCGGCCTGCAGGAGGGCTGCTGTCGGCCCATCGCCTGCTGCCCCACGTCCTGCACGGCCGTGGTCTGCCGCCCCTGCTGCTGGGCCTCCACCTGCTGCCAGCCCATCTGTGTGCAGGCCCCCTGCTGCCGGCCCCCCTGCTGCCAGCCCGCCCCCTGCCGCAGCACCTGCAGGACCtacccctgctgctgctgctga
- the LOC136393724 gene encoding keratin-associated protein 9-3-like — MACCTTSFCGFPSCSTGGNCGSSCCQPTCCPTSCCGTGCGTCCGAMSCRTRWCRPDCRMEDTCLPTCCVVSCTPPTCCQLHHAQASCCRPSYCGQSCCRPACCCYCCQPTCCQPTC, encoded by the coding sequence ATGGCCTGCTGCACCACTAGCTTCTGTGGGTTTCCCAGCTGCTCCACCGGTGGGaactgtggctccagctgctgccagccAACCTGCTGCCCAACCAGCTGCTGTGGCACCGGCTGTGGCACCTGCTGTGGAGCTATGAGCTGCCGCACCAGGTGGTGCCGCCCTGACTGCCGCATGGAGGACACCTGCCTGCCCACCTGCTGCGTGGTGAGCTGCACCCCCCCAACCTGCTGCCAGCTGCACCACGCCCAGGCCTCCTGCTGCCGCCCATCCTACTGTGGACAGTCCTGCTGCCGCCCGgcctgctgctgctactgctgccaGCCCACCTGCTGCCAGCCTACCTGTTGA